A single genomic interval of Adhaeribacter pallidiroseus harbors:
- a CDS encoding NAD(P)-dependent oxidoreductase, giving the protein MKIVIFGATGGTGRHLVEQALADGHSVTAFVRDPAKLPLNHKNLKIVPGDVLHYSTVEPAVVGQEAVLSALGSGTQKDTLRSTGTRHIIQAMEKLGVKRLVCETSLGYGDSRQVLDRTPFYFKYLIVPLLLRHGFADHELQESYIKQSTLDWIIARPGNLTDGQRTGVYRHGFPANDQKITVKISRADVADFMLKQLTDNTYLRQTPGLSY; this is encoded by the coding sequence ATGAAAATTGTAATTTTTGGCGCTACCGGTGGTACGGGCCGCCACTTAGTGGAACAAGCTTTAGCCGATGGGCATTCCGTTACCGCCTTTGTCCGTGATCCGGCCAAGCTCCCTTTGAATCACAAAAATTTAAAAATAGTACCCGGCGATGTGCTCCATTATTCTACCGTAGAACCCGCGGTAGTCGGCCAGGAAGCGGTATTATCTGCGCTGGGCTCCGGCACCCAAAAAGATACTTTACGATCCACCGGCACGCGCCACATTATTCAGGCGATGGAAAAGCTCGGCGTAAAACGCTTGGTCTGCGAAACATCCTTGGGTTACGGCGATAGCCGCCAGGTACTCGACCGCACCCCGTTTTATTTTAAATATTTGATTGTACCCTTGCTGCTCCGGCACGGCTTTGCCGACCACGAATTACAGGAAAGCTACATTAAACAAAGCACCTTAGATTGGATTATTGCCCGCCCCGGCAACTTAACCGATGGCCAACGCACGGGCGTGTACCGGCACGGCTTTCCGGCGAATGATCAAAAAATTACCGTTAAAATTTCGCGGGCCGATGTCGCTGATTTTATGCTCAAGCAACTAACGGATAATACTTATTTGCGCCAAACTCCGGGTTTGTCTTATTGA
- a CDS encoding winged helix DNA-binding domain-containing protein: MHLPDIAHNRLTNQQIAGTNCTTPPEIVQWLGAIQAQDYGMAKWAVGVRLPGSTHQHIEAALDNGQIIRMHILRPTWHFVAARDIRWMLELTAPHLKRMAASMNRKLELETGVFFKIFALLTQALAGGQQLTRPEIMAILNQAGIRTDDFRSSHIMFQAELEGLVCNGARREKQLTYALLDEKVPTSTHSFTRPEALAELASRYFTSHGPATLPDFAWWSGLNLTDARLGLEAIKAQLMSETIADQTYWFTDAAINQNPARESLYLLPAFDEFMVSYKDRSASLDYTYAKAAITGNGIFKPIVVVDGKVVGTWKPIIKKQQVSFAFQLFNPSDILNPELVRHAQQKFLTFLECDSVKI, encoded by the coding sequence ATGCACCTACCGGATATTGCCCACAATCGGCTCACTAACCAGCAAATTGCCGGCACCAATTGTACTACTCCGCCGGAAATAGTGCAGTGGTTGGGAGCGATACAGGCGCAGGATTATGGCATGGCCAAATGGGCGGTTGGGGTGCGGCTCCCCGGCAGCACCCACCAACACATAGAAGCCGCGCTGGATAATGGCCAAATAATCCGGATGCATATTTTGCGGCCTACCTGGCATTTCGTAGCGGCCCGCGATATCCGGTGGATGCTGGAACTCACGGCACCGCATTTAAAAAGAATGGCGGCTTCTATGAACCGGAAATTAGAGCTGGAAACTGGTGTATTTTTTAAAATTTTTGCTTTGTTAACCCAGGCTCTGGCGGGAGGCCAGCAACTTACCCGCCCGGAAATAATGGCTATTTTGAATCAGGCGGGTATTCGCACGGATGATTTCCGAAGTTCGCATATTATGTTTCAGGCGGAGTTAGAAGGTTTGGTATGTAACGGTGCCCGGCGCGAAAAGCAATTGACGTATGCTTTACTAGACGAAAAAGTACCAACAAGCACCCACTCTTTTACCCGACCTGAAGCTTTAGCCGAACTGGCCAGTCGCTATTTTACCAGTCACGGACCAGCCACTCTGCCGGATTTTGCCTGGTGGAGCGGTTTAAACTTAACGGATGCCCGGTTGGGTTTAGAAGCCATAAAAGCGCAACTCATGTCCGAAACTATAGCGGATCAAACGTATTGGTTTACAGATGCCGCTATTAACCAAAACCCCGCACGGGAGAGCCTTTATTTACTACCCGCATTCGACGAATTTATGGTGAGTTATAAAGACCGGAGTGCTTCCCTGGATTATACTTACGCGAAAGCAGCCATAACGGGTAACGGCATTTTTAAGCCTATTGTGGTGGTAGATGGCAAAGTAGTGGGCACCTGGAAACCCATAATTAAAAAACAGCAGGTATCTTTTGCCTTCCAGTTGTTCAATCCCAGCGATATACTAAACCCAGAACTAGTGCGGCACGCTCAGCAAAAGTTTTTAACTTTCCTGGAATGTGATTCCGTTAAAATTTAA
- a CDS encoding ScyD/ScyE family protein: MHSKITYLFVLLLLLGTTACEEFYDIVEEIKPRSPKSNVFVTGLTAPLGVESDALEQLWVTEAGTGTKNDGELVFINAQGVVYPVVQGFSSLASPEGAIFGLNHLLLKDNILYMLHGVEGRLYKLDITNYQPGDKPLQAADLAYEDVGSWVKKHLKTEETDIFNLTVGPEGDIFIADAAANAIIRRDSKTKKLSVFATIPPINNPGGEPAQVEAVPTGITFDGEKFLVCTFTGYPYPAKKATIYQIDLTGKTSVYQTGLSILTDMELGVDGKPVVLEYGTWTGETFIPNTGRMVLSTPNKNVALVNNLNFPNSIEKSGLKTFFIAETFDGTIEKVNF; the protein is encoded by the coding sequence ATGCACAGTAAAATTACTTACCTATTTGTATTACTTCTGTTATTAGGCACTACGGCTTGCGAAGAGTTTTACGACATTGTGGAAGAAATTAAGCCGCGGTCGCCTAAGTCTAATGTTTTTGTTACCGGATTAACGGCTCCATTGGGTGTAGAAAGCGACGCTTTGGAGCAACTGTGGGTTACCGAGGCGGGTACCGGCACCAAAAACGACGGTGAACTTGTTTTTATTAACGCACAGGGCGTTGTGTACCCCGTGGTACAAGGCTTTTCTTCGTTGGCGAGCCCCGAAGGCGCTATTTTTGGGTTAAATCACTTGCTCCTGAAAGATAATATTTTGTATATGCTGCATGGGGTGGAAGGCAGGCTGTATAAACTGGATATTACGAATTACCAGCCGGGTGATAAACCCTTGCAAGCCGCCGATCTGGCGTATGAAGATGTGGGATCTTGGGTAAAGAAACATTTAAAAACCGAGGAAACCGATATTTTTAATTTAACCGTTGGTCCGGAAGGTGACATATTTATTGCCGATGCGGCCGCTAACGCCATTATTCGCCGGGATAGTAAAACCAAGAAGTTAAGTGTGTTTGCCACCATTCCCCCAATTAATAATCCGGGAGGTGAACCCGCGCAAGTAGAAGCCGTACCTACCGGCATTACCTTCGACGGCGAAAAATTCCTGGTTTGTACGTTTACCGGCTATCCTTACCCGGCTAAAAAAGCAACGATTTATCAGATTGACTTAACCGGGAAAACGTCGGTTTACCAAACCGGCTTATCTATTTTAACCGACATGGAGTTAGGAGTGGATGGGAAGCCCGTAGTGTTGGAATACGGAACCTGGACCGGCGAAACATTTATCCCGAACACGGGCCGCATGGTTTTATCTACTCCCAACAAAAATGTAGCCTTAGTTAATAATTTAAACTTCCCGAACTCCATTGAGAAAAGTGGTTTAAAAACATTTTTCATTGCCGAAACTTTCGACGGTACCATTGAGAAAGTTAATTTTTAA